One genomic window of Agarivorans sp. Alg241-V36 includes the following:
- a CDS encoding NAD(P)-dependent oxidoreductase — protein sequence MVMSMEKPQGYSQQQLALDQMFKDINPALSARQAGIESSRCYYCYDAPCITACPSKINIPSFIASIHADDLTGAAKTIYQENIMGGSCARVCPTEILCEQACVRNKEQEQAPVKIGLLQRHATDNATFVGHPFKREAATGKTVAIVGAGPAGLSCAHRLAMLGNDVEIFEAASKAGGLNEYGIAKYKLTDNFAQKEVDFILSIGGITLHTETALGKDISLEQLKDQFDAVFLALGLQDVQSLMLVNEVHPQVINAVDFIRELRQASDLNQLDIPQDSAVVIGAGNTAIDMACQLKRLGTEDVTLVYRRGEEQMSATKHEQQIAKNHQVRIKTWAKPENINLDHDGVLRSMTFRKTYSEDGQLKDSDQTFDVACSAVFKAVGQKFVYPEKEQLIPTISNGKITTVGQQVTSLDGVFAGGDCTSEGQDLTVEAVQQGKLAALAIHQQINSVEV from the coding sequence ATGGTGATGAGTATGGAGAAGCCGCAAGGCTATTCGCAACAGCAGTTAGCTCTTGATCAAATGTTCAAGGACATTAACCCGGCGTTAAGTGCCCGCCAAGCTGGAATAGAAAGTTCGCGTTGTTATTACTGCTACGACGCGCCTTGTATAACTGCTTGCCCTTCCAAGATTAATATTCCTAGTTTTATTGCCAGCATTCATGCCGATGACTTAACTGGCGCTGCCAAAACCATTTACCAAGAGAACATTATGGGCGGCAGCTGTGCACGTGTTTGTCCAACGGAAATCTTGTGTGAACAAGCTTGTGTTCGAAACAAAGAACAAGAACAGGCTCCGGTTAAGATTGGCTTATTGCAGCGCCATGCCACAGACAATGCAACATTTGTTGGTCATCCCTTTAAGCGTGAAGCTGCTACAGGAAAAACAGTGGCGATTGTAGGGGCTGGGCCGGCCGGTTTAAGTTGCGCCCACCGTCTAGCTATGTTGGGTAATGACGTGGAAATTTTCGAAGCTGCATCGAAAGCGGGTGGTTTAAATGAATATGGCATTGCTAAATATAAGCTCACCGACAACTTTGCCCAAAAAGAAGTGGATTTTATTCTAAGTATTGGCGGTATTACCTTGCATACCGAAACGGCTTTAGGAAAAGACATCAGCCTAGAGCAGCTTAAAGACCAGTTTGATGCTGTGTTCTTGGCCTTGGGCCTACAAGATGTGCAGTCATTAATGTTGGTTAACGAAGTGCACCCTCAGGTGATTAATGCTGTTGATTTTATTAGAGAGTTACGCCAAGCCAGTGATCTAAATCAACTTGATATTCCACAGGATAGCGCAGTGGTAATTGGTGCCGGTAATACCGCAATAGACATGGCATGCCAGCTTAAACGTTTGGGCACCGAAGATGTCACCTTAGTTTATCGCCGTGGTGAAGAGCAAATGAGCGCCACCAAACACGAACAACAAATTGCTAAAAATCATCAAGTGAGAATAAAAACTTGGGCTAAGCCTGAGAACATAAATCTCGACCATGATGGCGTGTTACGCAGTATGACCTTTAGAAAAACCTATAGCGAAGACGGGCAGCTTAAAGATAGCGATCAAACCTTTGATGTTGCTTGCTCGGCAGTGTTTAAGGCGGTGGGGCAAAAATTTGTTTACCCAGAAAAAGAGCAGCTAATCCCTACCATTAGTAACGGAAAAATCACCACTGTAGGTCAGCAGGTTACCAGCCTCGACGGCGTTTTTGCTGGTGGAGACTGCACCTCAGAAGGGCAAGATCTTACTGTTGAAGCTGTTCAGCAAGGCAAGTTAGCGGCCTTAGCGATTCATCAACAAATAAATTCGGTAGAGGTGTGA
- a CDS encoding TetR family transcriptional regulator C-terminal domain-containing protein — MKTPPNGKAKRRKLADIRKDNLKQILEVAENLFAQNGYSATTIAAIAAEANLPKANVLYYFKTKEALYKGVLSQLLVVWMSHMDEMTADNHPKLALRQYILQKMTLSKEHPNASRIFAAEILHGAPYLREQLATELKQQFDKTCQVFREWIAKQWMDPINPEHLLFMIWSSTQAYADYAVQSSMMMDKEKLEESDYEEGVEFLTRMVLKGCGVKLF; from the coding sequence ATGAAAACTCCGCCGAATGGCAAAGCAAAACGCCGTAAGCTCGCCGATATTCGCAAAGATAACTTGAAGCAGATTTTAGAGGTGGCAGAAAACCTATTTGCTCAAAATGGCTACAGTGCTACCACCATTGCGGCAATCGCTGCCGAAGCCAACTTACCTAAAGCGAATGTTCTCTATTACTTCAAAACTAAAGAGGCCTTATATAAAGGCGTTTTAAGCCAACTATTAGTGGTTTGGATGAGCCACATGGATGAGATGACAGCCGATAACCATCCCAAGCTGGCGCTACGACAATACATATTGCAAAAAATGACGCTATCTAAGGAACATCCAAATGCCTCTCGAATATTTGCTGCCGAAATCTTACATGGCGCACCTTACTTACGGGAGCAATTAGCTACAGAACTTAAGCAACAGTTTGATAAAACCTGCCAAGTATTTAGAGAATGGATAGCCAAGCAATGGATGGATCCCATCAACCCTGAGCACTTATTATTTATGATTTGGTCGTCGACTCAGGCTTACGCCGATTATGCCGTGCAAAGCAGTATGATGATGGATAAAGAGAAGCTAGAAGAAAGCGACTATGAGGAAGGGGTTGAGTTTCTTACCCGCATGGTACTTAAAGGTTGTGGTGTTAAACTCTTCTAA